From the Deinococcus carri genome, one window contains:
- the mqnP gene encoding menaquinone biosynthesis prenyltransferase MqnP — protein MKTYLDLVKFEHTVFALPFAYAGMLLASMQDRGTGWPGWHTLLWVTVAMAAARTAAMGANRVIDRFIDARNPRTAGREVPSGKVSPAQAWALVGGSLVVMAFAAAQLNPLCLVLMPLAVVFLIGYPYTKRFTWLCHAWLGVTDGAAAAGGWIAVTGHFAPPAWLLWAVVIFWMIGLDVIYATMDYRFDLAHGIKSIPARFGIPRALQIAAASHALTFGLLLAVGAATGASFWYYLAALAMGGILLYEHRIVNPDDLARVNVAFFDANMWLALTMLAGVMLDVTWRTLT, from the coding sequence ATGAAGACATACCTGGACCTGGTGAAGTTCGAGCACACGGTGTTCGCCCTGCCGTTCGCCTACGCGGGGATGCTGCTGGCGAGCATGCAGGACCGCGGCACCGGCTGGCCCGGCTGGCACACCCTGCTGTGGGTGACCGTGGCGATGGCGGCGGCGCGCACGGCGGCGATGGGGGCCAACCGGGTCATTGATCGCTTCATCGATGCCCGCAATCCGCGCACCGCGGGCCGGGAAGTGCCCAGCGGAAAGGTCAGCCCGGCCCAGGCCTGGGCGCTGGTGGGGGGGAGTCTCGTTGTCATGGCCTTTGCGGCGGCGCAGCTCAACCCCCTGTGCCTGGTGCTGATGCCGCTGGCGGTGGTGTTCCTGATCGGCTATCCCTACACCAAACGCTTTACCTGGCTGTGCCACGCCTGGCTGGGCGTGACTGACGGCGCGGCGGCGGCGGGAGGCTGGATCGCTGTGACCGGCCACTTTGCCCCCCCGGCCTGGCTGCTGTGGGCGGTCGTGATTTTCTGGATGATCGGCCTGGACGTGATCTACGCCACGATGGATTACCGCTTCGACCTGGCCCACGGCATCAAGAGCATTCCCGCGCGCTTCGGGATTCCGCGCGCGCTGCAAATCGCGGCGGCCAGCCACGCCCTCACCTTCGGGCTGCTGCTGGCGGTGGGGGCAGCGACCGGGGCGAGCTTCTGGTATTACCTCGCGGCGCTGGCGATGGGCGGCATCCTGCTGTATGAGCACCGCATCGTGAACCCGGATGACCTCGCGCGGGTCAACGTGGCCTTTTTCGACGCGAACATGTGGCTGGCCCTGACCATGCTGGCGGGAGTCATGCTGGACGTGACGTGGCGCACCCTGACCTGA